The DNA region AAAATCATAAAGATAGTTTTGATGTAGCTATCATTGATTTCCCAGATCCTTCAAATTATAGTTTGGGTAAATTATTTTCAACGAGTTTTTATGAAAATTTGAAAAATGTACTTTCTCCCAATGCTGTTATTACAATACAAACAACCTCGCCGTTTTTTGCTCCAAATTCATTTTGGTGTGTTTATAATACCTTAGCTACCGTTTTTCCTTCGGTAAAAGCATATCATACTTATGTGCCTTCATTTGGAGAGTGGGGTTTTTCTATGGCAGTAAATAATCCAGCAATAAATTTCAATTCAGTTCGCAGGCAAGTCAATGGCTTACATTTTTATAACTATGATTTCAAAGAATTATGCCAATTTTCAAAAGATATGTCTTGGCGCAAAACGGATGAAAATAGATTAGATAATCAATCTTTAGTACGTTATTTTGATGAGGAATGGGGAAAAGTACAATGATAAAAAGTCGTAGGGATTTTCTAAGAAAAATTATTGGAATTACAGTAATATTTCCAATAATTCAGTCATGTGTGCAGTCGACTAAAAAAATGTTAGTTCTGCTTACAGGGACTAATCACATATTGGGACATCGCATTTGGAGTAAAAATTTCCCAAAAATAAGTGAAACTATAGAGGTTAAATATTTAATTATAGGCGGTGGTATTTCTGGTTTGTCAGCGGCTCGACGGCTTGTAAATAAAGATATTAAAGATTTTAAATTGTTGGAGTTAGAATCACATGTAGGTGGTAATTCGTCTAATGGAGAAAATAAATATTCTAAATATCCGAGAGGTGCACACTATCTCCCATTGCCAAATATTGAAGATAAGGAGTTGATAAATTTTTTAGTTGAGCAAAAAATTATTGTCGGATTTGATAATGGAAAACCAATTTTCGATGAATTTCAGCTTTCTTTTCCACCACAAGAAAGATTATATTACAATGGCGATTGGCAAGAAGATCTTGTTCCTAAAAAAGGAATTTCGAATGAAGTTCAAAATGAATTTATTCGCTTTTTTGGATTGATGAACGATTATAGAACGAAGAAAGATTCTTTGGGCAAATACTATTTTGATATCCCTATAATTCAATCCTCCTCGGTAGAGGAAGTAAAACTGTTAGATCTTGTGACTATGAAGGAATGGTTGTTAGAACATAATTTTCATAGTGAACAATTGCATTGGTATGTTAATTATAGTTGTTGCGATGATTTCGGTATTGGGATTGATTTGGTTTCTGCTTGGGCTGGGATTCATTATTTCGCTGGTCGTAAACAAAATAGTGCCAATAACAAAATGGATAACGTATTGACTTGGCCAGAAGGAAATGCTCATCTGGCACATTTATTAGCTTCATTTTCAAGTAAGAATACGATTAAAAATAACATAGTCTATGATGTTAAATGGAATGATGACAAAGTGGAAATTTCTTCTTTTAATTCAACTTCAAACCAAAGTATTCGCTATGTAGTAGATAAAGTAATAGTAGCCACACCGCAATTTATTAATCAGTATTTGATAGAAGGACGCAAAGAGTTGACGAAAGCGTTCAACTATGCACCTTGGATAGTAAGTGCTATTACTATTAGTGAAAGTTTAGATAATGGTAGTTTTCCATTGGCTTGGGATAATGTTATATATGGAGGTGTTGGTGTAGGGTATGTTTACAATCAAAATCAAAATATAAATCAACAGAATGATATAAAAGTAATTAGTTATTATTTACCTTTTTCAAATAAAGATTTTAAGAGTGGTAGACGAAAATTGTATTCAAAGTCGGAATCTTATTGGACTAAATGTATCATCGAAGATATCTCATTAGCCCATCCGAATATTGAAGAGTTCATACTATCTATAGAAATATTTAGATTGGGACATGGTATGATTAGTCCAGTGAAAGGTTTTATATTTAGTAAAGAAAAGTTAGCTGCAGCTAAACCAATTGATAACAAGATTTTTTTTGCACACAGTGACTTATCGGGTATTTCAATATTTGAAGAGGCTTTTCATCAAGGTATAAGAGCCGCTGATCAAATGATAAATTTTGATTAAATGAAGCAGCCTTGGATAAATAACAAAAAAAATGATTTGGCATTCGTCTTAATGCCTCCTATTATCATATTGTTGTTGATTGTATTTTTTCAAAGCAGGATTCAACTAATTGAACATCGGTATTCATTTTATACTTGGTTATTTTTGATTGTTTTTGTTGATGTTGCGCATGTATATGCGACTTTATTCAAAACTTATTTTAAACCATCGGTCTTTAAAAGAAATAGAAAGCTATATATCTGGACGCCTGTCATCTGTTTATTCTTAAGTTGTTTTTTGTTTGGAATAAGCAGCCACTTTTTTTGGAGTATTTTGGCTTATGTAGCTGTATATCATTTTGTACGTCAGCAATATGGTTTTATGCGGCTATATTCTAAACAAGAAAATCTAGTTAAACGTAATCGTGTTATCAATAACTTGGCGATATACACGTCAACAAGTTATCCGATGATATATTGGTTTATGTCTGGAACAAAAAACTTTAATTGGTTTGTTGATAATGAATTTTTGCATTGGGAAAATCCGGTTGTTTTACATTGCTTTAGTTATTTGTATGTAGTAATATTTCTAGCCTACGTAATAAATGAATTTGTCAATTATCGGAAATCTCATTTTTTCAACTTGCCTAAAAATTTATTGTTGCTGGGAACTGCTTTATCTTGGTATTTTGGTATAGTGTATTTCAATGATGATTTAATATTTACAGCGTTGAATGTGATTTCTCATGGAATTCCTTATATGGCTTTGATATACTTCAAAGAATTAGAAAATAATGAAAGTGCAAGTGTCCCATTTTTTCGAAAAATGAAGTGGTGGAACATTTTGATGTTTTACGTCCTTTTTTTACTTGTAATTGCATTTTTAGAAGAATTTTTGTGGGATGTTTTCGTGTGGAAGGAGAATTTTTCAAACATTTCTACATCGAGAAAATGGATTCATTATCAATTCCTATTTGTACCACTTTTGTCCGTTCCACAATTTACACATTATATATTGGATGGATTTATTTGGAAACGGTCTAAAAAATAAATTTTGGTTAATATATGTCAAAAAATATCTTTATTATTTTGCGTACCTTTGCACCCATTTTTAGGCTGAAATTGAAGGATTAATAATAATGAGTACGACATATAAAGAATTTTCTAATTTGAATCTTCCTCAAACTGAAAAGGAAGTATTAGAACAATGGCAGAAAGAAAACGCATTTGAAAAAAGTGTGGAGTTGAGAGAAGGTGCGCCGAGTTTCGTTTTTTACGAAGGTCCTCCAAGTGCCAACGGTATGCCTGGTATTCATCATGTTATGGCGCGTACGATCAAAGATTTGTTTTGTCGTTACAAGACCATGCAAGGATTTCAAGTGAAGAGAAAAGCCGGTTGGGATACGCATGGTTTGCCCGTGGAATTGGGCGTGGAGAAAGAATTGGGCATTACCAAAGATGATATCGGAAAGAAAATCACCGTCGAAGAATACAACGAA from Rhizosphaericola mali includes:
- a CDS encoding NAD(P)/FAD-dependent oxidoreductase; this encodes MLVLLTGTNHILGHRIWSKNFPKISETIEVKYLIIGGGISGLSAARRLVNKDIKDFKLLELESHVGGNSSNGENKYSKYPRGAHYLPLPNIEDKELINFLVEQKIIVGFDNGKPIFDEFQLSFPPQERLYYNGDWQEDLVPKKGISNEVQNEFIRFFGLMNDYRTKKDSLGKYYFDIPIIQSSSVEEVKLLDLVTMKEWLLEHNFHSEQLHWYVNYSCCDDFGIGIDLVSAWAGIHYFAGRKQNSANNKMDNVLTWPEGNAHLAHLLASFSSKNTIKNNIVYDVKWNDDKVEISSFNSTSNQSIRYVVDKVIVATPQFINQYLIEGRKELTKAFNYAPWIVSAITISESLDNGSFPLAWDNVIYGGVGVGYVYNQNQNINQQNDIKVISYYLPFSNKDFKSGRRKLYSKSESYWTKCIIEDISLAHPNIEEFILSIEIFRLGHGMISPVKGFIFSKEKLAAAKPIDNKIFFAHSDLSGISIFEEAFHQGIRAADQMINFD